In the genome of Flavobacteriaceae bacterium YJPT1-3, the window CAGGTCAACCAGGTAAACCGCCCGTAAGTGCAAATGGTTTAACTCCTGATTTTTCGGGTAATCCAGAATGGCTTTACCCTATTACAGGGAATCAAAAGAATATTGTTAAGATAAAGTTATCAGGAAAACGAAAAGGAACTGACGGAGATTTCCATAGAGCTAATCAAGAAGCAGGTTTTCCTACTACTAAAGCACCAGAGGGTTATACTTGGCATCACATGGATGACTTTGATCCAGTAACAGGGTAATCCACCATGCAATTAGTAAAAACTACTGATCATACAGGAAGTTTACCCCATAACGGTTCAGTAAAACAGTTAGAGAATTATTCAGACACAACTTATACAGATTAAACATGAAGAAATTACAAATTAAGAAAGCTGGTAGGTTGAGGTTAGACAGTGAGCTAACCTTGTTTGAAAGTGAAAAAGGGATAAAACTCCCTGATTCGTACCGAGAATTTTTATTAACTCAAAACCCTTACACAGTTAAAGAAGACCTTTATCAAAAAGATGGAAGAAACTATGAAATTCATCATTTCTATTCTTTTGATTCAGAAATTGAATTATCAGTACAGTTAAGCTTTGAAAATTTGAATGATTTTTTTGAAGGTAAGTATTTTGCTTTTGCTGATGATTCAGGTGGGTGGCAGTATGTCATATCAATCCAAGAAGTAGATTATGGCAAGGTATATTTTTGCCGTATGGATGAAGCTCTTGAAGACGCGCTAACTCTGTTAGCAGATAGTTTTGAACAGTTTGTTAATGGTCTTGAAGTAGGAGAATAACAAATGAGCCAAGTGCAACAACTTGGCTTTTTATGAACCATAAGTAGCCCGCTCCGCAAAGTCTCCTGACTTTGAGGTGCAATACTGAATAAAACGAACTAAGCAAAACAGAATATGAAAATGACTATAGTTAAATGCATATTGGTGGCTTTTAGTTTTATCTACTCTTCGGCTTGGATAGGATATGCAGAACACCCAACCGACTCCACCAAAACGCGCACTACCTCCCAAAACCAACTCAATTACCTCCAGCAGTTGGCGCAATACCGCAAGCCGCTGCCCGTAAATAACAACTAGGAGACGCTCTATACCATCAACACCCTTCCCCAAATCAAAAAATACCGCACTTTCCCCCAATTGGATCAGGTGCTGGAAGATCTAGGATTAGACGATGTAGCAAGAAATAACCTTGATAACGTTGGTCATAGTTCAGTTATAATTAAAAATGCAGAAAATATATCTACGACATCTAGTGCTCGAAAAGCAAATTTTGGAGAAATAGGGGCGGACTTGGATCTTAATACCAAGGGCTATGAATCCTTACAACCCAGAATTACAGATTTGGATTCTCCAGGTCATAATGGTATCGACGGTATTTACCGTGCACCCGATGGTAGTTATGCTATTGTTGAAGGCATATATACAGTTTCAGCCGTCTTGAATCCAGCCAATCCAAGTACGGGTTTATTGAGACAAATGAGTAATGATTGGATTCATCAAAATAATGGTCAAAGGTTACTAGAAGCATTAGGGGGAGACCAAGCTATTATTGACGATATTTTGGATTCTGGTTATTCAAGGGATTAGTGAAGGTGAGTCCCGATGGAAGTGTTACCAATAAGTATGTTAGTGATACAGTATACTTAAATCAAGGGGGCGGACCACTTGGAAATTGGACTTCATAATTTTTTAAAAATGGTTAGAGTTAAATATAGAGACGCAGATGGTTGGGTCGATGTGTGTGGCATCATCATGAGAATGGTCGTGATTTAATTCCTGTTCCCTCAGAAATACATAATCCTCTGAATAATAGTGGAGGTTTTGTCGCCAAACATGGGCCAGATGGAACAACAGTTACTTCTGAAACAGACGTAACTCAAATATTTAATTACGACCCAATAATAAATTAATAGGTCAAATGATAGATAAGAATTTAGTTAGGTTTTTACAGTTCAGGGATGAGATTAAAGATATAGCTTTTTTAGAGGAGAAATACGGCTTTAAGCTACCACCAATATTCAGATCGTTTATCGCTGTGTTTAAACCTTATTTTGCTCATATAAAAGTAAAAAAGATTAGTCAAGAAGGTTTTCAAAGTTTTGTTGTTCCTTTTTATTCATCTCAGGATTTGAAAGAATACACAAGTGACGATGATGAATTGGCTTTTGAATCCTTTAAGGAAGCAGAAGATCTTTTTTCTTTTGAGCCAAGTAACAAAGGATATTTAGAGGATTTAGTATTCATTTCCAATCATGGATACGGAGGAGGCTTACTAGTTGGTATCGGAGAGCATAATAAAGATCAAATTTATCACAATGCAGATAGCACAGTCATAAAATTTATGGCGAACAATATATTTGAATTGATTCATAAAATGGAATTAATTCAATTTGATTTTGAAACCCCATCAATTGATACTTCTCGTCTGTATAAAAACTGGGGTGAGGATTTTTGGAGAGTGAAAGATGAGTAATCTTTTAAATAATAATTGTCTTATGATATTTGGTTGATCTTCAATTGGATTTTTATGCAGTAAAGAGTCAATAGCAGTGCTAATATTTGTGTGTTTCCTTAACATCTCTGGTTGGGCAGAACACCCTACCGACTCCGCCAAAACGCCCACCACCTCCCAAAACCAACTCAATTACCTCCAGCAATTGGCGAAATACCGGACTCCCTTGACTGCAAAAAACAACAGGCAGGCGCTCTATACCATCCACACCCTTCCCCAAATCAAGAAATACCGCTCTTTCCTCCAATGGGATCAGGTGTTGGAAGAACAAGGTAGTTTTAGCAAGAGCTTTGACCTCATGGCGGCTGAGTTTGACGAGGCTGACTTAGACAATTACGTAGCTAACAATCCGCAGGTGGACACCCTACTCGCCAAAGCCATTCGCACCGTTTAAGCCTTAGCCGAGTCGAGTCCCATAAAAATGAGCAGGGGCAAGGTCAGTAAAGAACCCCCTCCTGCCAGGGTATTGATGATGCCGGTAATCAGTCCGGCAAGAAAAAGTAAAAGAATTTCAAGCATGAAAAAGAAATCAAATGGCCCCTTGGCTCGACACAAAAATGCGTAATTTTTCAGAGTGCATAGAAGGTACAGACAACGAAAAAAGAATTAATGCCAATTTGGCAATGCTGAACCTCGATTCAGGCTTTAACCAGTATTTAGACAAAGAAAGCGACTCGCTTTGATGATATTTACGGATAGGAGGTGCTGCCTATATGAATACTGTGATAATAGGAAGTATAGTGTTGGCTCAACACCCTACTTTTAGCCCGCTTAAAAAGAGCTTAAGGGGCCCTAATCTCTCAATTCACAGGCCAATTCAAATCTTAAGGATAAATAGCAAAACGAATAAAATTTAAGGAAGAACGATAGAATTTAAAGCAGAGATTAAGGATAATGAATAAAAGGCAAATGAGTAGAGAGATAAGGGATCTCTTGGAATTGGAGACCTTTAAGGCTGTTGGAGTTGGAGCTGGTGCTGTGTCACTGGTTAGAAAAATCAATAAGACCAGGGAAGAATTGATTTTTTCTTACAATAAGTTTCCGGGCGCATATAAATTATCACCTTATGTATCAGGATGGAAAACATTCGATTCTGTAAACGACATTTTAAAAAAACATTTTAAAGACAATGGAATAGGGTATCAAGACTATACTATACACATAACAAGTCGAAGAATTGAGGAAATTGCGTTGACTTCAGTTTCTGAGCTCAGCGATCTTCAACGAATAAAAGAGTCATTGAAGATTTTAGTCGAAGAGGATGTTCTACCTTTTTTCTTCAACTATCAAACACTTGAAGATGTGCATTCCCATCTAATGGAGCTTGAAGTTGAAGATATCGCAAACTTTATAACAAACCCACCTCAACCAAGAATAATGATCATTAAAAGACTGGTTAATGCCGCTGATTGGGAGAGTTATTGTTCAGAATCAATAGAGATGTACAAGGAGCAGTCGGAAGGAAGGTATAAGGCTGTTTTTGAACCCATCTATCGACTTCTACCGGATTTATATGAGGAGCTAAAAAATATGGAAGTTTAAAGTTGAAGTGATAAAAAGCACATTTGTCCATTTATAGTAATCACAGCGAAAGCCGGATATAACTTCTTATATTAAAGAGACATCACCCGATCACCATACCTGTCATGGAGAGTCGCTAAACTAATGGCTTGAGTACAAGCGCGTTTTACAGCTTAATGGAACCCTGAAAAAGAATGGGAATGTCTAGCTAAAACCAATATGCATTAAAATGGATAAAAGAGAATTTACAAAACATCTAAAAGAATACTGGGGACTTGACGAATTCAAGATTGTCGGCAAAGGGGCTGGCGCTGTTTCTTTCGAGAACGGGGAAAAGGAAATTCTCCTTTCCTACAGCAAATTTCCTGGTAAGTTTATTCTATCTCCGGGACTACTCGGTTTCGTAAGTTTTCCCGAGGTTGAAGAAATTCTTGAAAAATACTACACGAGACACTCTGTAGGATACAATTTAAAAACCATTTACACTACAAGCAGAAGAGTAGAAGACTTTGAGTTACAGACTATAGCAACACTGGAGGATATTGAAAAAGCGACACCTAACTATCGAGAGATGCTCGAACTAGATATTTTTCCATTTTTTGACACCTACACTTCTTTGGAAAAAATAGCGTCAAAAATAGATTCTTTATCACTCAATAAACTATCAGATTTCATATTTAGTCCCTTACATCTGCGGATAATGACTATCAAAAGGCTTGTAAGAGATAAAGACTGGGAGTCATATGCAAATGAAACCATGAGAATATATAAAGAGCAAGCGACAGGCAAATACAAAGCGTCCTTTGAACCCTTTTATAGATTTTTACCGGATCTATTTGAAGAACTAAAAAATATGGAAGTTTAAAGTAGAAATGATGTTAAAAACAGGGTCAAAAATACATGCCATTCACAGCCAAAGCTACATTGAACTTTTGGAGCTCAAGGAGCATAATTACGGCAGACTCCTTTGGAAATTTGAGTTTGTGGTGGAAGGACAGCCGGTCAAAGACCAATTCATCAATGAGCAGGCCGCATTAGTCGCTGAGTTAGAAGGATTTCAGATAGACTCCCCTGATGGAGCATACCTTTTCCTTCCCTTAGCGAGTGGTTTTTTGCTTTATGATCGCGCAAATAAAGTATACAAAAAGTTACCAAGGCCCAGCGGAATAGGAGCAAATGCATTTAAGAGTAATTCATTTAATTCTTCATTTTTGACCCTGCGGTTTCAGCATGAAGTCCTTGTTTTCTCTTCAGCCACTAATCATTCATTCAATTTGGTTTTTGATGCAGAGAAAATTATGCTCTTGAACGCTCAAGTAGAGAAAGACAATTTGCTACTCGAGCTTAAAGGTTTGGAATCGTATGAAAAGAAAGAGATCATGTATAAAATTCCTAATGGGTTGAAATGGTAGGAAATAAGAGTACTTACGTAGGCACCTTATTCAAGTCAGAAAAACGCTATCAAATGAAACGTTTTAATGATAGAGGCCATTATGAGATTAATCAAAATTATATATACTTATACCGGTTTAAAGCTCAACTATTCATTCTTTTGGGCGACAATGATGAGCATA includes:
- a CDS encoding SMI1/KNR4 family protein, with the protein product MKKLQIKKAGRLRLDSELTLFESEKGIKLPDSYREFLLTQNPYTVKEDLYQKDGRNYEIHHFYSFDSEIELSVQLSFENLNDFFEGKYFAFADDSGGWQYVISIQEVDYGKVYFCRMDEALEDALTLLADSFEQFVNGLEVGE